The Toxotes jaculatrix isolate fToxJac2 chromosome 21, fToxJac2.pri, whole genome shotgun sequence genome includes a region encoding these proteins:
- the tdrd1 gene encoding tudor domain-containing protein 1, whose product MNRSFSPNLTRPNLPLRKPSSSPVAVSTASPPLKQFAGLGATLILSASGDTGEGPANSVVNRDKSAVQGSMPSALTVYFCNYCGHQGNFRCKRCKKTPYCSVVCQKEDWRAHRHVCKAIDPEPAKEKPKETTVSHVTGDGFGLLELKHADTSSQQRIYLKNLHTSKVITGTDIQASVVEFYSPGRFYLLAQRPELLEALQVISTELQKTYSCSSVTTYMPCVGEVCSVQFSCDLKWYRGLVQTLDADQKMANILYIDFGNEEDVPLDRIRPLTADIQPFCPCAMECRIAGVVPVTGNWSGECCFAVRQLLGGKTVTVQLVETLENGRIHAVDILLSMGKLLSTFLLEHGYAAKETLNVTPTQQDINAMMSASLENFRRHSNGKDDNTWAQPPDPLTQALGDSFSVVVTRIQSPNEFIVQKVENAGVIHELQLKLREHCCQVPAPHTFRPAPGTVCCAQFSEDKQWYRAKVLAYPSEERVCVGYLDYGNSEEVDLGHLRPISASLLALPMQAMPCGLAGVQPVDDRWSEDCLLALQRRVSNRILRVEIQGAHEGKALVAMIDDASDPQANIAELLISAGYAAPAPVTTSSEQQVDRTTIAAADPHVPTPASEPVVWSFTEIPCDGQTVALLASVVENPGEFYCHIDNPTELQRLIELVAELKKHCEADNSPFEPKVGEPCCAMFPGNGGWYRAMVKELSENQVSVIFVDYGYSMKVEKHHLRSIKPRFLTLPFQAIRCWLAGVEPLGSEWGSEALLWFQTTVVCKQLSARVLSVTKQGYGVELESRGQNVAAALVSKHLAKVSGEIPKETHDTTGSGAKYLERAKENEHSQIHALAFNQTGASSKEKPTEAWTAVSSEDQQEFSSFPVDWKTVELPLGETFKPYIAAVTSPSLFYLLGPSLVDKQKLQELMKEVAAYCSKNQASFSSTVLSRPAPGAACCAQFSDDNNWYRAVVLEVGENEMSVIYADYGNTEKVPFSQILPIPMNLLQLPFQITRCTLTGKEHFPAEWPKEVQQMFQTILLNGVIATVQSFDGSSNVLSLTLPPERGGSQLTAMIVDALQVQAKSSPFPPSTRRPDQTDSSTPTASTKALSYCPEPKSMPETRTGLRHTTATPVPTITPELTPQTTKQNKNTCAESVREDPVEKIIEQMEPPCKINSETNDLETSGCCCLSLKTKIDQLEQLMQLQLSLIKQLAGQTK is encoded by the exons ATGAACCGCTCATTTTCTCCAAACCTGACTCGACCTAACCTTCCCTTGAGGAAACCATCATCGAGCCCCGTGGCTGTATCCACCGCGTCTCCTCCTCTGAAACAGTTCGCCGGGCTCGGTGCAACACTTATCCTCTCCGCGTCTGGCGACACTGGAGAGG gTCCTGCCAATTCAGTAGTCAACAGGGATAAATCTGCA GTGCAAGGATCCATGCCATCAGCACTGACTGTATACTTTTGCAATTACTGTGGTCATCAAG GGAATTTTCGGTGCAAGCGCTGCAAGAAGACACCTTACTGCTCTGTGGTGTGCCAGAAAGAAGACTGGAGAGCACACAGACACGTGTGCAAGGCCATTGATCCAGAACCTGCAAA AGAGAAACCAAAGGAAACCACAGTTTCGCATGTGACAGGAGACGGATTTGGCCTACTGGAGTTAAAG CATGCTGATACATCCAGCCAACAGAGGATCTATTTGAAAAACTTGCATACAAGCAAAGTCATTACAGGAACAGACATCCAG gCATCAGTTGTAGAATTCTACAGCCCTGGCAGGTTTTACCTCCTTGCCCAAAGGCCAGAGCTGCTGGAAGCTTTGCAGGTCATCAGCACAGAGCTTCAGAAAACTTACAGCTGCTCCTCAGTAACAACATACATGCCCTGTGTTGGAGAGGTTTGCAGCGTGCAGTTCTCCTGTGATCTG AAATGGTACAGAGGCCTGGTCCAGACTTTGGATGCTGACCAGAAGATGGCTAATATCCTTTACATTGACTTTGGCAACGAAGAAGATGTCCCTTTGGATAGGATTAGACCCCTCACTGCTGATATCCAGCCATTTTGTCCATGT GCAATGGAGTGCCGTATCGCTGGGGTGGTGCCAGTGACTGGCAACTGGTCAGGCGAGTGCTGTTTTGCAGTGAGACAGCTGCTGGGTGGCAAGACTGTGACTGTTCAGCTGGTGGAAACTCTAGAGAATGGTCGCATCCATGCCGTGGATATCCTGCTTTCCATGG GAAAGCTATTGAGCACATTCCTCCTTGAGCATGGCTATGCAGCAAAGGAAACACTCAATGTAACACCAACTCAACAGGATATAA ATGCCATGATGAGTGCATCCTTGGAAAACTTCAGGCGTCACTCAAATGGGAAGGATGACAACACCTGGGCTCAGCCTCCGGATCCTCTGACACAGGCACTGGGTGATTCCTTCTCCGTTGTGGTCACCCGCATCCAATCACCCAATGAATTTATCGTACAGAAGGTGGAAAACgcag GAGTGATTCACGAGCTACAGTTGAAACTGAGGGAACACTGCTGTCAAGTCCCAGCCCCCCACACCTTCAGACCAGCACCTGGCACTGTTTGCTGTGCCCAGTTCTCAG AGGACAAGCAGTGGTACCGTGCCAAAGTCTTGGCTTATCCATCAGAGGAACGTGTCTGTGTTGGCTACCTTGATTATGGCAACTCCGAGGAGGTGGATTTAGGTCACCTACGTCCTATAAGTGCTTCATTATTGGCCCTGCCCATGCAGGCAATGCCCTGTGGTCTAGCAG GGGTGCAGCCTGTTGACGACAGGTGGTCAGAGGACTGCCTGTTGGCCCTGCAGCGAAGAGTGTCGAACAGGATTCTGCGCGTTGAGATTCAGGGAGCTCACGAGGGCAAGGCTTTGGTGGCCATGATTGATGATGCCAGCGACCCTCAGGCCAACATAGCCGAGCTGCTTATCTCTGCTGGTTATGCTGCACCTGCTCCTGTTACAACCAGCAGCGAACAGCAGGTTGACCGGACGACAATTGCAGCTGCTGATCCACATG TGCCAACCCCAGCCTCTGAGCCTGTGGTGTGGTCTTTTACTGAGATTCCCTGTGATGGCCAGACAGTGGCACTGCTAGCCAGTGTCGTGGAGAACCCCGGAGAGTTTTACTGCCACATTGACAATCCCACAG AACTTCAGCGGCTAATAGAGCTTGTGGCAGAGCTGAAGAAGCATTGTGAGGCAGATAACTCACCTTTTGAGCCCAAAGTGGGAGAGCCCTGTTGTGCCATGTTTCCCG GTAATGGAGGGTGGTATCGGGCTATGGTGAAGGAGCTGTCGGAGAACCAAGTGTCTGTAATCTTTGTGGACTACGGTTACAGCATGAAAGTAGAAAAACACCATCTTAGATCCATCAAACCCCGATTCCTGACTCTGCCCTTCCAGGCAATTCGCTGCTGGCTCGCAG GTGTGGAGCCCCTGGGTTCAGAGTGGGGCAGTGAAGCCCTGCTGTGGTTCCAGACAACGGTGGTTTGCAAGCAGCTCTCTGCGCGTGTCCTTTCTGTAACTAAGCAGGGCTATGGTGTGGAGCTGGAGAGCAGAGGGCAGAATGTGGCAGCTGCCCTAGTTTCCAAGCACCTAGCCAAGGTTTCTGGAGAGATTCCCAAAGAGACCCATGATACCACAGGCTCCGGAGCCAAATACCTAGAGCGTGCAAAGGAAAATGAGCACAGCCAAATACATGCACTGGCCTTCAACCAGACAGGAGCCAGTTCCAAAGAGAAGCCAACTGAAGCGTGGACTGCAGTGTCGTCAGAAGATCAGCAAGAGT tctcatcTTTCCCGGTGGACTGGAAAACAGTGGAGCTGCCTCTCGGCGAGACCTTTAAACCTTACATTGCAGCTGTTACTAGTCCGTCCCTCTTTTACCTGCTTGGTCCCAGCCTGG tagACAAACAGAAGCTTCAGGAGTTGATGAAGGAGGTGGCTGCCTACTGCAGCAAAAACCAGgcctctttttcctccactgtCCTGAGCAGACCAGCTCCTGGGGCTGCCTGTTGTGCCCAGTTCTCTG atgacAATAACTGGTACCGTGCAGTGGTCCTGGAAGTTGGTGAGAATGAGATGAGCGTAATCTATGCAGATTACGGAAACACTGAAAAGGTGCCGTTCTCACAAATCTTGCCCATCCCCATGAACCTGCTGCAGCTTCCCTTTCAGATCACCCGCTGCACCCTCACTG GTAAAGAGCACTTTCCTGCAGAATGGCCAAAGGAAGTGCAGCAAATGTTTCAAACCATCCTTTTAAACGGTGTCATAGCAACCGTCCAGTCCTTTGATGGCTCTTCTAATGTGCTCTCACTCACTCTGCCCCCTGAGAGGGGTGGGAGTCAGCTGACTGCCATGATAGTGGATGCACTACAGGTCCAGGCCAAGAGCAGTCCTTTCCCACCCAGCACCCGGAGGCCTGACCAAACTGACAGCAGCACACCCACTGCCAGCACTAAAGCTTTGTCTTACTGCCCTGAGCCCAAGTCGATGCCTGAAACCCGAACAGGGCTGCGACATACAACAGCCACCCCAGTCCCCACCATAACTCCAGAGCTAACACCCCAGACTaccaaacagaataaaaacacttGTGCAGAGTCAGTCAGGG aagaTCCAGTGGAGAAGATTATTGAGCAAATGGAGCCACCATGCAAAATTAACTCAGAAACCAATG ATCTGGAGacctctggctgctgctgtctgagccTGAAGACTAAG ATTGATCAACTGGAACAGCtgatgcagctgcagctttcTCTCATCAAGCAGTTAGCTGGACAGACAAAATAA
- the vwa2 gene encoding von Willebrand factor A domain-containing protein 2, with product MHPDIHLSLLLTLLLLQVQRSTTVQEIQTSHENIVKINSAGEMMQCSGAMDILFLMDGSYSVGKGSFERSKHYAVKLCQALDIGPDKVRVGLIQFGSTPRLEFSLDSYTTKQELKKHMKKISHRGGSTQTGLALKYILRKGFPGGRNSSTVARIAILLSDGKSQGNVVQAAAQLKEIGVVLFAIGLRYPRWEELHALASEPVESHVFFAEHFYDAVNGLYTTLTTFSVCNATPAGCQVESFPCERKTLETVKELQGNFMCWKGSKGYSPYTSLCPYYRYNKAYKRHQTVCHRTICPDPCDSQPCLNGGTCVAEGPEGYRCVCPPGYGGDPHCAPALSLDCSVDLLFLLEGSATLTLEGFLRLKSFLKRFLQTVIGSDSPSKVGLAVFGGEARVEAQVGKFKGDLSGLIKAVNALQPIGGETKTGQALRYVTRHGFVSAPVFADVADDLPRVVVLLTATPAVDEVVEPSKYARDREIFLIGVGPDYLKGQLNNITGNPQRTLTYTSPDRFSAKIPELKAKICSVDTQGCLGQAVDLVFALDASGGVSRDNFATLRDFVRSLTVQFDINRDVAQVALVTYGRRAATVFNLDTHETGSAILKGVADANYMGGVASTGTALLHIHSNVLTVAKGARPGVNKAVVVVTDGSGGDDAAVPAQKIRDNGVSLFVIGIGDVQRERLLQIAGSEERMISVPSYEDLKYFEDVLVQMLCAEVKKPVNLCIPNPCMNDGTCILSGGSFRCQCQGYEGPHCETRSSRSSSRGDIPRPAGLRKKSRQKKSHQELLHHYKLHRRRHAA from the exons ATGCACCCTGAtatccatctctccctcctcttgaCACTGCTGCTTCTTCAAG TCCAGCGGAGCACCACAGTGCAGGAGATCCAGACCAGCCATGAGAACATTGTAAAAATCAACTCAGCAGGAGAAA TGATGCAGTGCTCAGGAGCTATGGATATCCTCTTTCTCATGGACGGTTCCTACAGCGTGGGGAAGGGCAGTTTTGAGAGGTCCAAACACTATGCAGTCAAACTCTGTCAAGCGCTAGACATTGGACCAGAtaag GTGCGCGTCGGTTTGATTCAGTTTGGCTCCACTCCACGGCTGGAGTTTTCTCTGGACTCGTACACCACCAAACAAGAGCTGAAGAAGCACATGAAGAAGATTTCTCACAG GGGAGGCAGCACCCAGACGGGCCTGGCTCTCAAGTACATCCTGAGGAAGGGTTTCCCAGGCGGTCGTAACTCCTCCACTGTGGCCCGGATCGCCATCCTTTTATCAGATGGGAAGTCTCAGGGCAACGTGGTGCAGGCGGCTGCACAGCTCAAAGAGATAGGTGTGGTCTTGTTTGCCATCGGCCTCCGCTATCCCAG GTGGGAGGAGCTACACGCTCTGGCCAGTGAGCCAGTGGAGAGCCATGTCTTCTTCGCCGAGCATTTCTACGATGCTGTCAATGGCCTGTACACCACACTGACCACCTTCTCTGTCTGCAACGCCACGCCAGCAG GTTGTCAGGTGGAGTCGTTCCCTTGCGAGAGGAAGACGCTGGAGACGGTGAAAGAGCTGCAGGGGAATTTCATGTGTTGGAAAGGCTCCAAGGGCTATTCTCCATACACGTCTCTGTGTCCCTACTACAG GTACAACAAGGCTTACAAGAGACATCAGACAGTCTGTCACCGGACTATCTGTCCAG ATCCCTGTGACTCTCAGCCCTGTCTGAACGGTGGTACATGTGTAGCAGAAGGTCCAGAGGGCTACCGCTGTGTGTGTCCGCCTGGCTATGGAGGAGACCCACACTGTG ctcctgcaTTGTCACTGGACTGCTCTGTGGACTTGCTCTTCCTGCTGGAGGGCTCTGCCACTCTTACCTTGGAGGGCTTCCTCCGTCTCAAGTCCTTCTTAAAGCGCTTCCTGCAGACAGTGATTGGGTCTGACAGCCCCAGTAAAGTGGGCCTGGCGGTGTTTGGTGGAGAGGCGCGAGTAGAAGCCCAGGTGGGCAAGTTTAAAGGGGACCTGAGTGGTCTAATTAAGGCAGTGAATGCGCTTCAGCCAATTGGGGGCGAGACCAAGACGGGCCAAGCACTCCGTTATGTCACTCGCCATGGCTTCGTGAGCGCGCCCGTCTTTGCTGATGTTGCTGATGACCTTCCCCGTGTGGTGGTGCTGCTCACTGCCACTCCTGCTGTTGATGAGGTGGTAGAGCCCTCAAAATATGCACGGGACAGAGAGATCTTCCTCATCGGGGTGGGACCTGACTACTTAAAGGGACAGCTAAATAATATCACAGGGAATCCCCAGAGGACTCTGACCTATACATCACCTGACAGGTTCAGTGCCAAGATTCCTGAGCTCAAAGCCAAGATCTGCAGTGTGGACACACAAG GTTGTCTGGGCCAAGCAGTAGACCTGGTGTTTGCCCTGGACGCCTCTGGTGGTGTCAGCCGTGACAACTTTGCCACCCTGCGCGACTTTGTGCGCAGCCTCACCGTCCAGTTCGACATCAACCGCGACGTGGCCCAAGTGGCACTTGTGACATATGGACGGAGAGCTGCCACCGTCTTCAACCTGGACACCCACGAGACGGGTTCTGCCATCCTCAAGGGAGTAGCGGACGCCAACTATATGGGTGGAGTGGCTTCGACCGGCACAGCTTTACTGCACATCCACTCCAACGTCCTGACTGTCGCTAAAGGTGCTCGGCCCGGAGTCAACAaggctgtggtggtggtgactGATGGTTCGGGTGGGGACGATGCCGCCGTGCCAGCGCAAAAGATAAGAGACAACGGAGTTTCACTGTTTGTGATCGGTATCGGAgatgtacagagagagaggctgctgcAGATTGCTGGTTCAGAGGAACGCATGATCTCCGTGCCGTCGTATGAGGATCTCAAGTACTTTGAGGATGTTCTGGTGCAGATGCTGTGTGCAG AGGTAAAGAAGCCTGTAAACCTGTGCATCCCGAACCCGTGTATGAATGATGGGACCTGCATCCTGTCAGGAGGGAGCTTCCGTTGTCAGTGCCAGGGCTACGAAGGACCACACTGTGAAACAA GAAGCAGCAGGTCTTCATCCAGAGGGGATATTCCGAGGCCTGCTGGTCTCAGGAAGAAGAGCAGGCAGAAGAAGAGCCACCAGGAGCTCCTGCATCACTACAAACTACACCGCCGGAGACATGCTGCCTGA